In Perca fluviatilis chromosome 18, GENO_Pfluv_1.0, whole genome shotgun sequence, one genomic interval encodes:
- the LOC120546658 gene encoding activator of 90 kDa heat shock protein ATPase homolog 1-like isoform X1, giving the protein MMYAGMLVKPGVTPPPVCDSSRTERDVSGWSSERLRQLLLAVRVEGPEGAGQLTDVDKLDGEASINNRKGKLFFFYEWTLTASWLGTTSSGVKYRGTVHVANLSDENEADDLDISVSLCKDQPDTPLLGLMRTRGVQEVRRVLAQYVQQLKSEFSQGMILPSNQQQKTPQPPTQKKKPLQTSQSQISPAPRASSGPAPRCSSGPAPRASSGPAPSPATCSFNLKETFQTSAAELYTTFISQEFVQVFTRSAAVVDGRRGGRFQMMDGSVSGEFTQLVPERSIQMRLLCCGESGAAAARRRDGAQHGVQRRAGGRGGRHQRGLAPLLLPGHQADVRILTRSDPVRPGPTRPGPTRSNLVRRANRELMFVALFLLLTFL; this is encoded by the exons GAGCGCCTACGCCAGCTGCTGTTGGCGGTGCGCGTGGAGGGGCCGGAGGGCGCCGGTCAGCTGACCGACGTCGACAAACTGGACGGAGAGGCGTCCATCAACAACCGCAAGGGCaagctcttcttcttctacgaGTGGACGCTCACAGCCAGCTGGCTCG GGACGACGAGCAGCGGTGTGAAGTACCGAGGAACCGTCCACGTGGCCAACCTGTCAGACGAGAACGAGGCGGACGACCTCGAT ATCTCGGTGTCTCTGTGTAAGGACCAGCCCGATACGCCGCTGCTCGGCCTGATGAGGACGCGCGGCGTCCAGGAGGTCCGCCGGGTTCTGGCCCAGTACGTCCAGCAGCTCAAATCAG AGTTCAGCCAGGGGATGATCCTTCCCTCCAACCAACAGCAGAAGACACCGCAGCCTCcgacacagaagaagaagccaCTCCAGACCAGTCAGTCTCAG ATTAGCCCCGCCCCCAGGGCCTCCTCTGGCCCCGCCCCCAGGTGCTCCTCTGGCCCCGCCCCTAGGGCCTCCTCTGGCCCCGCCCCCAGCCCTGCTACCTGCAGCTTTAATCTGAAGGAAACCTTCCAGACGTCTGCTGCCGAGCTGTACACCACATTCATCAGCCAGGAG tttgtgcAGGTGTTTACCCGCTCGGCGGCGGTGGTGGACGGGCGGCGAGGCGGCCGGTTCCAGATGATGGACGGCAGCGTCAGCGGCGAGTTCACCCAGCTGGTCCCTGAACGCAGCATCCAGATGAG ACTGCTATGCTGCGGTGAGTCTGGAGCTGCAGCAGCGCGGAGACGAGACGGAGCTCAGCATGGCGTGCAGCGGCGTGCCGGCGGCCGAGGAGGACGCCACCAGAGAGGGCTGGCGCCGCTTCTACTTCCAGGCCATCAGGCAGACGTTCGGATACTGACCCGGTCCGACCCGGTCCGACCCGGTCCAACCCGGCCCGGTCCAACCCGGTCCAACCTGGTCCGACGCGCCAACAGAGAACTGATGTTTGTGgcgctttttttgttgttgacatttttgtaa
- the LOC120546658 gene encoding activator of 90 kDa heat shock protein ATPase homolog 1-like isoform X2 — translation MMYAGMLVKPGVTPPPVCDSSRTERDVSGWSSERLRQLLLAVRVEGPEGAGQLTDVDKLDGEASINNRKGKLFFFYEWTLTASWLGTTSSGVKYRGTVHVANLSDENEADDLDISVSLCKDQPDTPLLGLMRTRGVQEVRRVLAQYVQQLKSEFSQGMILPSNQQQKTPQPPTQKKKPLQTSQSQISPAPRASSGPAPRCSSGPAPRASSGPAPSPATCSFNLKETFQTSAAELYTTFISQEFVQVFTRSAAVVDGRRGGRFQMMDGSVSGEFTQLVPERSIQMRWRFRTWPSDCYAAVSLELQQRGDETELSMACSGVPAAEEDATREGWRRFYFQAIRQTFGY, via the exons GAGCGCCTACGCCAGCTGCTGTTGGCGGTGCGCGTGGAGGGGCCGGAGGGCGCCGGTCAGCTGACCGACGTCGACAAACTGGACGGAGAGGCGTCCATCAACAACCGCAAGGGCaagctcttcttcttctacgaGTGGACGCTCACAGCCAGCTGGCTCG GGACGACGAGCAGCGGTGTGAAGTACCGAGGAACCGTCCACGTGGCCAACCTGTCAGACGAGAACGAGGCGGACGACCTCGAT ATCTCGGTGTCTCTGTGTAAGGACCAGCCCGATACGCCGCTGCTCGGCCTGATGAGGACGCGCGGCGTCCAGGAGGTCCGCCGGGTTCTGGCCCAGTACGTCCAGCAGCTCAAATCAG AGTTCAGCCAGGGGATGATCCTTCCCTCCAACCAACAGCAGAAGACACCGCAGCCTCcgacacagaagaagaagccaCTCCAGACCAGTCAGTCTCAG ATTAGCCCCGCCCCCAGGGCCTCCTCTGGCCCCGCCCCCAGGTGCTCCTCTGGCCCCGCCCCTAGGGCCTCCTCTGGCCCCGCCCCCAGCCCTGCTACCTGCAGCTTTAATCTGAAGGAAACCTTCCAGACGTCTGCTGCCGAGCTGTACACCACATTCATCAGCCAGGAG tttgtgcAGGTGTTTACCCGCTCGGCGGCGGTGGTGGACGGGCGGCGAGGCGGCCGGTTCCAGATGATGGACGGCAGCGTCAGCGGCGAGTTCACCCAGCTGGTCCCTGAACGCAGCATCCAGATGAGGTGGCGCTTCAGGACGTGGCCCAGCG ACTGCTATGCTGCGGTGAGTCTGGAGCTGCAGCAGCGCGGAGACGAGACGGAGCTCAGCATGGCGTGCAGCGGCGTGCCGGCGGCCGAGGAGGACGCCACCAGAGAGGGCTGGCGCCGCTTCTACTTCCAGGCCATCAGGCAGACGTTCGGATACTGA